Proteins found in one Arachis stenosperma cultivar V10309 chromosome 8, arast.V10309.gnm1.PFL2, whole genome shotgun sequence genomic segment:
- the LOC130945367 gene encoding putative transcription elongation factor SPT5 homolog 1 translates to MPDILVNVHRPGEESVGVIREVLPDGSCKVALGSSGNGETITALPNEMEAVVPRKSDKIKIMGGALRGSTGKLIGVDGTDGIIKVDDTLEIKILDLVILAKLAQP, encoded by the exons ATGCCAGACATATTAGTTAATGTACATAGGCCAGGTGAAGAATCTGTTGGAGTTATAAGAGAGGTTCTTCCG GATGGGTCTTGCAAGGTAGCGCTTGGCTCAAGTGGAAATGGTGAAACGATAACTGCCCTTCCCAATGAAATGGAGGCCGTGGTGCCAAGGAAATCAGACAAAATAAAGATAATGGGTGGAGCATTGAGGGGGTCTACAGGCAAGTTGATTGGTGTAGATGGTACTGATGGTATTATAAAGGTAGATGACACATTGGAAATCAAGATTTTAGACCTAGTTATTTTGGCTAAATTAGCTCAACCATGA